A DNA window from Desulfovibrio sp. contains the following coding sequences:
- the flgB gene encoding flagellar basal body rod protein FlgB: MKSMFNMQIGLVGKVMDMQLQRQNVISGNIANVETPNYKPRELSFEKELQSALGLDARGEMTRTESSHMPTAFRPDSFGPEWDMAVKPRVVHGEDRVNIDKEMAKHAKNQLQYTALTQVMTKSFEGLNTIIQDGKQS; this comes from the coding sequence ATGAAATCAATGTTCAATATGCAGATTGGCCTTGTGGGCAAGGTCATGGATATGCAGTTGCAGCGGCAGAACGTCATCTCTGGCAATATTGCCAACGTGGAGACGCCCAACTACAAGCCGCGCGAACTGTCTTTTGAAAAAGAACTGCAATCGGCCCTTGGGCTTGATGCAAGAGGGGAGATGACCCGTACGGAATCTTCCCATATGCCCACGGCTTTCAGGCCTGATTCTTTTGGGCCGGAATGGGATATGGCGGTCAAACCCCGTGTTGTTCACGGCGAAGACCGCGTCAATATTGATAAAGAAATGGCCAAGCACGCCAAAAACCAGTTGCAGTACACAGCGCTTACCCAGGTGATGACCAAGTCTTTTGAAGGACTGAACACCATCATCCAGGATGGCAAGCAGTCCTGA
- a CDS encoding FliI/YscN family ATPase, whose protein sequence is MKLDPDSCIKLLKTSTPVRLYGKVNKVVGLVAEGSGLRAPLGAVCHMLPDEGDDGIAAEVVGFREGNLLFMPYGDMRGIRPGSRIRNTSLPPVFPVGPDLLGRAFDAFGTPLDAGAPISAELYVSPLPAGESSREDFIRQQEEQRPFVPHWLEEARKHWNPELVPIYADPPSPLQRPRITDILDVGVRSVNSLLTLGKGQRVGIMAGSGVGKSTLMGMMARYTRADVNVIALIGERGREVVEFMERDLGPEGMARSVLVIATSDQSPLVRMRAAYAATAVSEYFRDKGMDVLLMMDSVTRFAMAAREVGLAVGEPPTTKGYTPSVFAQLPKLLERAGRSAKGTITGIYTVLVDGDDFNEPIADSVRSILDGHIVLTRDLADQGHFPAIDVLRSISRLRSDICDRQDVLAGRVVTRCMSTFRRVEDMINIGAYAKGSNAEIDAAITKMPDINAFLRQDVGEPQFVEQCMAQMRALADMDDGQQGDPQGNPQDGMPVPQQPGGVAPL, encoded by the coding sequence ATGAAGCTTGACCCAGATTCCTGCATAAAGCTGCTTAAAACAAGCACCCCTGTGCGCCTCTATGGCAAGGTCAACAAGGTCGTTGGCCTTGTGGCCGAGGGCAGCGGTTTGCGCGCGCCCCTCGGGGCCGTGTGCCACATGCTGCCCGATGAAGGCGATGACGGCATTGCCGCCGAAGTTGTGGGCTTTCGCGAGGGCAATCTGCTGTTCATGCCCTATGGCGACATGCGGGGCATCCGTCCCGGCAGCCGTATCCGCAACACAAGCTTGCCCCCGGTGTTCCCGGTAGGGCCTGATTTGCTGGGCCGCGCCTTTGACGCCTTTGGTACCCCGCTGGATGCCGGTGCGCCTATAAGCGCGGAACTCTACGTTTCGCCCTTGCCCGCGGGGGAAAGCTCCAGAGAAGATTTTATCCGCCAGCAGGAAGAGCAGCGCCCCTTTGTGCCCCACTGGCTTGAGGAGGCCCGCAAGCACTGGAATCCAGAGCTGGTGCCCATCTATGCCGATCCGCCAAGTCCCCTGCAACGCCCGCGCATTACCGATATTCTGGATGTGGGCGTGCGCTCGGTCAACAGCCTGCTGACTCTTGGCAAGGGGCAGCGCGTGGGCATCATGGCCGGCTCGGGCGTGGGCAAATCCACGCTCATGGGCATGATGGCCCGCTACACCCGCGCTGATGTCAACGTCATTGCCCTCATTGGCGAACGCGGGCGCGAAGTTGTGGAATTTATGGAGCGCGACCTCGGCCCAGAGGGCATGGCCCGCTCCGTTCTGGTTATCGCCACGTCAGACCAGTCCCCCCTTGTACGCATGCGCGCGGCTTACGCAGCTACGGCTGTTTCGGAATATTTCCGCGACAAGGGCATGGATGTGCTGTTGATGATGGACTCCGTAACCCGTTTTGCCATGGCTGCCCGCGAAGTTGGGCTGGCCGTGGGCGAGCCGCCCACTACCAAGGGCTATACGCCTTCAGTTTTTGCCCAGTTGCCCAAGCTGCTGGAGCGGGCGGGGCGTTCCGCCAAGGGGACCATTACGGGGATTTATACCGTACTTGTGGACGGCGACGACTTTAACGAACCCATCGCCGACTCCGTGCGTTCCATTCTTGACGGGCATATTGTGCTTACCCGCGATCTGGCCGACCAGGGGCATTTTCCCGCCATCGACGTGCTGCGTTCCATCAGCCGTCTGCGTTCCGACATCTGCGACCGGCAGGATGTCCTCGCGGGCCGCGTTGTCACCCGCTGCATGAGCACCTTCCGTCGCGTGGAAGACATGATCAACATCGGCGCCTACGCTAAAGGCTCCAATGCGGAGATTGACGCGGCCATTACCAAAATGCCGGACATCAACGCCTTTTTGCGGCAGGATGTGGGCGAACCACAGTTTGTGGAGCAGTGCATGGCCCAAATGCGCGCCTTGGCCGATATGGACGATGGTCAGCAGGGCGACCCGCAAGGCAATCCGCAGGACGGCATGCCTGTGCCGCAACAGCCTGGCGGCGTTGCGCCGCTGTAG
- the fliG gene encoding flagellar motor switch protein FliG, which yields MELTGKQRTAVLLLAMGDKFTADVFKRMDRQEIADISRAIVELEPVPREIVEEVLREFHESLVEGVDMITGGSETLKRLLVKNLDPETAKYVMDSLSLETGPAPFRELESVSPKLLSQILRNEHPQTLALIIGHLHPDQAANLLTNLPAGVRAEVLMRLARLEAVPEEMLMEVDKVLTSQLIAMGGKEGKKVGGVQSVAEILNAVDRATEEEVLSEIEEDSAQMAEDIRNLMFVFEDCKNIDDRGVREMLKEISNEDLTLALRGASDDLKEKFFKNMSERAGNMIREELEFMGPAKLSDVESAQQNVVKIVRRLEGENKLVISRGAGDVFV from the coding sequence ATGGAGTTGACCGGCAAACAGCGTACTGCAGTGCTGCTGCTCGCCATGGGCGACAAATTCACGGCTGACGTGTTCAAACGCATGGACCGGCAGGAAATAGCCGACATCTCCAGAGCTATCGTGGAATTGGAGCCTGTGCCGCGCGAGATAGTCGAAGAGGTGCTGCGCGAATTCCACGAATCGCTGGTTGAAGGCGTGGATATGATCACGGGCGGCAGCGAAACGCTGAAACGCCTGCTGGTCAAAAACCTTGATCCTGAAACCGCCAAGTACGTTATGGACTCCCTGAGCCTTGAAACCGGCCCCGCGCCTTTCCGCGAGCTGGAATCGGTCAGCCCCAAGCTGCTTTCACAGATTCTGCGCAACGAGCATCCGCAAACCCTGGCCCTTATTATCGGTCACCTGCATCCGGATCAGGCCGCCAATTTATTGACAAACCTTCCCGCAGGCGTGCGCGCCGAGGTGCTCATGCGCCTTGCGCGGCTTGAAGCCGTGCCGGAAGAAATGCTCATGGAAGTGGACAAGGTGCTCACAAGCCAGCTTATCGCCATGGGCGGCAAGGAAGGCAAAAAAGTGGGCGGCGTGCAGTCTGTGGCTGAAATTCTCAATGCCGTGGACCGCGCCACCGAAGAAGAAGTGCTCTCCGAAATCGAAGAAGACTCCGCGCAGATGGCCGAAGATATCCGCAACCTCATGTTTGTCTTTGAGGACTGCAAGAATATTGACGACCGTGGTGTGCGCGAAATGCTGAAGGAAATTTCCAATGAAGATCTCACCCTGGCCCTGCGCGGGGCCAGCGACGACCTCAAGGAAAAATTCTTCAAGAATATGTCGGAACGCGCGGGCAACATGATTCGCGAAGAACTGGAATTCATGGGCCCGGCCAAGCTTTCGGACGTGGAATCGGCCCAGCAGAATGTCGTCAAGATCGTGCGGCGGCTTGAGGGCGAAAACAAGCTTGTCATCAGCCGTGGCGCTGGCGACGTGTTTGTGTAG
- the flgC gene encoding flagellar basal body rod protein FlgC, producing the protein MDFMTAFDISASGLAADRTRINTISMNLANAKTTRTPQGGPYRRRSVVQQTADVDDPFSIHMRSALDRAVQGVRVSAVTMDNRPFKRVYEPGNPDANAEGYVMYPDINVVEEMANLMTAQRNYEANVTTVDAVKGMFIKALDIGR; encoded by the coding sequence ATGGACTTCATGACGGCATTTGATATCAGCGCGTCCGGCCTTGCAGCCGACCGCACCCGCATCAACACCATTTCGATGAACCTTGCCAACGCCAAGACAACGCGCACGCCCCAGGGCGGGCCGTACCGTCGGCGCAGCGTGGTGCAGCAAACGGCTGATGTGGATGATCCTTTTTCCATCCACATGCGTTCGGCCCTCGACAGGGCGGTGCAGGGCGTGCGTGTTTCTGCCGTGACCATGGACAACCGGCCCTTCAAGCGGGTGTATGAACCAGGCAACCCTGACGCCAATGCGGAAGGCTACGTCATGTACCCCGATATCAACGTGGTTGAAGAAATGGCCAACCTCATGACTGCCCAGCGCAACTACGAGGCCAACGTCACCACGGTGGATGCCGTCAAGGGCATGTTTATCAAGGCGTTGGATATTGGCCGCTAG
- a CDS encoding 3'-5' exonuclease, translating to MVSTDLSRSVAIDFETSGYSAHSACAVGLARIEQGSVTDVFYSLIRPPSSRAMFTEIHGLTWPMLKDAPTFAELWPQMDAFLEGAGSLLAHNASFDRRVLAASCHAVGVQEPRAPFLCTLKGSRRSLPLASKKLSSVSAYFGIALNHHHAGSDAEACARIYLQLRALGVTDAQMKL from the coding sequence GTGGTTTCTACAGATTTGAGCCGTAGTGTAGCTATCGATTTTGAAACTTCCGGCTACTCGGCCCACAGCGCTTGCGCCGTGGGCCTTGCTCGTATTGAGCAGGGCAGCGTGACCGATGTTTTTTACAGTCTCATCAGGCCGCCGTCTTCGCGGGCAATGTTTACCGAAATCCACGGTTTGACCTGGCCCATGCTGAAAGATGCACCCACTTTTGCCGAACTGTGGCCGCAGATGGATGCCTTTCTTGAGGGGGCGGGCAGCCTGCTTGCGCACAATGCCTCCTTTGACAGGCGCGTGCTTGCCGCAAGCTGCCACGCCGTGGGAGTGCAGGAACCCCGTGCGCCTTTTTTGTGCACGCTCAAAGGCTCCCGCCGCAGTTTGCCGCTTGCCTCCAAAAAGCTCAGCAGCGTGAGCGCCTACTTTGGAATAGCGCTGAACCACCACCATGCCGGTTCGGATGCGGAGGCCTGCGCCCGCATCTACTTGCAGTTGCGCGCTCTGGGCGTCACCGATGCCCAGATGAAACTGTAA
- the feoB gene encoding ferrous iron transport protein B, with protein sequence MSAVRQFNNPDDANFNADGKLRIALAGNPNCGKTTVFNGYTGARQHVGNYPGVTVDRKEGHITVGGKQVTVVDLPGTYSLTAYSMEELVARRELAAGNVQAVIDVVDSSALERNMLLTVQMLEMGIPVVLGCNMMDEARAAGIHIDMERLSELLGIPVLPMVARSGEGLDEAMAVAIKLAQAGKANALRISYGSDIDPVLLDMEKRIEDSGLFAKKYMPHWVALKMLEGDSEILSEVRAANAALAEELEGMRKKAAAHVRSTLNANLESIITDYRYGFIRSLLRDGIVTQDAGKDRLALSDKLDKVLTNAFLGPLIMIGVLYLMFQVTFTLGDYPKGWVEDGFKWLGDTCTMLLPEGFAQSLIVDGIIAGVGGVVSFVPLILIMFALISFMEDSGYMARVAYMMDRIFRFFGLHGASVMPYIIAGGIAGGCAIPGVMATRTLRSPKEKLATLLTLPYMTCGAKLPVFLLLAGAFFPDSAPTVMFLIMITGWVMALLVARLLRSSIVKGEATPFVMELPPYRMPTLMSLLLHCWERAWMYLKKAGTVLVAISILIWAAMTFPGLPEDKSAPFDAQIAQLEEKIAAIPEGDEARAPIEEELGNVRNELKEEALAFSVAGRLGKAVEPATRPMGFDWRTDIALLAGVAAKEAVVATMGTAYAMGDQDPEDAAPLAERLKGDEAWSKATALSLMLFVLLYSPCFVALVVIRQEAGSWGWVAFSIVFNTALAFAVATAAYQIGRTVWG encoded by the coding sequence ATGAGCGCGGTTCGGCAGTTTAATAATCCCGATGATGCCAATTTCAACGCTGATGGAAAGCTGCGGATAGCTCTTGCTGGCAATCCCAACTGCGGTAAAACAACAGTTTTCAACGGCTACACTGGCGCGCGCCAGCATGTGGGCAACTATCCCGGCGTCACGGTTGACAGAAAAGAAGGACACATCACCGTGGGCGGCAAGCAGGTTACTGTGGTTGACCTGCCCGGCACCTATTCGCTGACCGCCTATTCCATGGAAGAATTGGTGGCGCGCCGCGAGTTGGCGGCTGGCAATGTGCAGGCCGTTATTGACGTTGTGGACTCCTCGGCCCTTGAGCGCAACATGCTGCTTACCGTGCAGATGCTCGAAATGGGCATCCCTGTGGTGCTTGGCTGCAACATGATGGACGAAGCCCGCGCCGCAGGCATCCATATAGATATGGAGCGCCTTAGTGAACTGCTGGGCATCCCCGTGCTGCCCATGGTGGCCCGCTCTGGCGAAGGCCTGGATGAAGCCATGGCTGTTGCCATAAAGCTGGCGCAGGCGGGCAAGGCCAATGCCCTGCGTATTTCTTACGGCAGCGATATTGACCCTGTGCTGCTGGATATGGAAAAGCGCATTGAAGACAGTGGGCTGTTTGCAAAAAAGTATATGCCTCACTGGGTTGCCCTCAAGATGCTTGAAGGCGACAGTGAAATCTTGAGCGAGGTTCGCGCCGCCAACGCCGCCTTGGCCGAAGAGCTTGAGGGAATGCGCAAAAAGGCTGCCGCTCATGTGCGCAGCACGCTCAACGCCAATCTTGAATCCATCATCACCGATTACCGTTACGGCTTTATCCGCAGCCTGCTGCGCGACGGCATCGTGACCCAGGATGCCGGCAAGGACCGTCTGGCCCTTTCCGACAAGCTGGACAAGGTGCTCACCAACGCCTTTCTTGGACCGCTGATCATGATCGGCGTGCTCTACCTTATGTTTCAGGTGACGTTTACTTTGGGTGATTACCCCAAAGGCTGGGTTGAAGACGGCTTCAAATGGCTGGGCGATACCTGCACAATGCTGCTGCCCGAGGGCTTTGCCCAGTCGCTTATTGTGGACGGCATCATCGCGGGTGTTGGCGGCGTGGTCAGCTTTGTGCCGCTCATCCTCATCATGTTTGCGCTCATCTCCTTTATGGAAGACAGCGGCTACATGGCCCGCGTGGCCTACATGATGGACCGCATTTTCCGCTTTTTCGGCCTGCACGGCGCATCGGTCATGCCCTACATCATCGCTGGCGGTATTGCGGGCGGTTGCGCCATCCCCGGCGTCATGGCAACCCGTACCCTGCGCAGTCCCAAGGAAAAACTGGCAACACTGCTGACGCTGCCTTATATGACCTGCGGCGCAAAGCTGCCCGTGTTCCTGCTGCTGGCCGGGGCATTCTTTCCTGACAGCGCCCCCACCGTCATGTTTCTTATCATGATAACCGGTTGGGTCATGGCTCTGCTGGTGGCGCGCCTGCTGCGCTCTTCCATCGTCAAGGGCGAGGCCACTCCCTTTGTTATGGAGCTGCCCCCGTACCGCATGCCTACTCTCATGAGCCTTTTGCTGCACTGCTGGGAACGCGCCTGGATGTACCTCAAGAAGGCCGGTACCGTGCTGGTGGCCATTTCCATCCTGATCTGGGCCGCCATGACCTTCCCCGGTCTGCCGGAAGACAAGTCCGCTCCTTTTGACGCCCAGATCGCCCAGCTTGAGGAAAAGATCGCGGCTATCCCTGAAGGTGACGAAGCCCGCGCCCCCATTGAAGAAGAGCTCGGCAACGTGCGCAACGAACTTAAGGAAGAAGCCTTGGCCTTCTCCGTGGCTGGCCGTCTTGGCAAGGCCGTGGAACCCGCCACGCGCCCCATGGGCTTTGACTGGCGCACCGACATAGCCCTGCTGGCCGGTGTGGCCGCCAAGGAAGCTGTTGTGGCCACCATGGGCACTGCCTACGCCATGGGCGACCAGGATCCCGAAGACGCCGCCCCCCTGGCGGAGCGCCTCAAGGGTGATGAAGCATGGTCAAAGGCCACCGCGCTTTCCCTGATGCTCTTCGTACTGCTGTATTCCCCCTGCTTTGTGGCCTTGGTGGTCATTCGGCAAGAGGCTGGCAGCTGGGGCTGGGTGGCGTTCAGCATTGTGTTCAACACGGCCTTGGCTTTTGCTGTAGCCACAGCCGCCTACCAGATAGGACGCACTGTCTGGGGGTAG
- the fliE gene encoding flagellar hook-basal body complex protein FliE, which yields MSIQAVGMRAYSEAVQNFSKVQSSLQQGGSIGGQTQFAKTLDQSLLRDSVDRGEDFGAQADFIKYPTQAHTPVTPQNSFSGTIKSSLNKVNELDNFKNTAIEDFAAGRTQNVHELMITMQKSSMAMKLTSAVRGKVLEAYKEISRMQF from the coding sequence ATGAGCATTCAGGCAGTTGGTATGCGGGCGTACAGCGAGGCAGTGCAGAATTTCAGCAAGGTGCAGAGCAGCCTGCAGCAGGGCGGCTCCATCGGTGGCCAGACCCAGTTTGCCAAAACTCTTGACCAGAGCCTTTTGCGCGACAGCGTTGACCGGGGCGAAGATTTTGGCGCTCAGGCAGATTTTATCAAATATCCCACGCAGGCGCACACGCCGGTGACGCCGCAGAACAGCTTTTCCGGCACCATCAAAAGTTCGCTCAACAAGGTTAACGAACTGGACAACTTTAAAAATACGGCTATCGAAGATTTCGCCGCAGGCCGCACCCAGAATGTGCATGAACTCATGATCACCATGCAGAAATCCAGCATGGCCATGAAGCTGACCTCTGCCGTGCGCGGCAAGGTGCTTGAGGCCTACAAGGAAATTTCCCGCATGCAGTTCTAG
- a CDS encoding thermonuclease family protein — translation MLNRLFASIILMVLAVSPAAAATTWNAYVVRVEDGNTISVSTKKDSEEPEKVLVFYGIEAPSLRQPYGPQALAYLQRMMPKGAKVDVEDVGQLEAGPITALVQVGGDSVNYKLVMEGLAWVDRQKCRAIFCRRWLIQEHQAVLDRRGIWGLNIGTPPWQWTR, via the coding sequence ATGCTCAATCGGCTTTTTGCAAGTATAATCCTTATGGTTCTGGCTGTGTCCCCCGCTGCTGCGGCTACAACGTGGAATGCGTATGTGGTAAGAGTGGAAGACGGCAATACCATTTCAGTCAGCACCAAGAAAGACAGTGAAGAACCAGAGAAGGTGCTGGTTTTTTACGGCATTGAAGCTCCCAGTCTCAGGCAGCCTTACGGGCCTCAAGCGCTGGCCTATTTGCAGCGCATGATGCCCAAAGGGGCCAAAGTGGACGTTGAAGACGTGGGGCAGCTCGAAGCTGGCCCCATTACCGCGCTTGTGCAGGTGGGCGGCGATTCCGTCAACTACAAGCTGGTGATGGAAGGTCTGGCCTGGGTGGACAGGCAGAAGTGCAGGGCTATTTTTTGCCGCCGCTGGCTTATTCAGGAACATCAGGCGGTATTGGACAGGCGTGGCATTTGGGGGCTGAACATTGGCACCCCCCCCTGGCAATGGACCCGCTGA
- a CDS encoding flagellar M-ring protein FliF: MMKQLPPKVNDRQLTESSSTLSQLKALRLAQKESNQRVEELKMRLFHITEQHMDQAVRLIKRWLADKE, from the coding sequence ATGATGAAACAGCTACCGCCTAAAGTGAACGACCGTCAGTTGACGGAAAGCAGCTCGACGCTCTCGCAGCTCAAGGCCTTGCGCCTTGCGCAAAAGGAAAGCAACCAGCGCGTTGAGGAATTGAAAATGCGGCTCTTCCACATTACCGAGCAGCATATGGATCAGGCCGTGCGTCTTATCAAGCGCTGGCTTGCAGACAAGGAATAA
- the fliF gene encoding flagellar basal-body MS-ring/collar protein FliF, with translation MPAFLMQLVNSIKAVWARMSVAQRVMVLGGFVFISSAAIGLSVWASRPDFKVLYSNLSAEDASVVIKSLQADKVMYQLTDNGKTILVPKEAVYDERIKIAGEGGLVGQGIGFEIFDKVKVGQTDFVQKINYTRALQGELSRTISEFPNVESARVHLVIPHRSLFVEERQSPSASVVLKLKRPNLKPDQKEINAILNMMLMAVEGLDKTHVSISDNGGKVLYQPESDSLAGASTTQMEHRQQVQRNLERRIEEMLQPMFGPGRVIAKVNVDMDFSQRTIRRELFDPEKTAVRSEQRSEETNQGRSNLEGGSPDANFRGDGITGSVSQQNGSRETRTTNYEINKEEQQIVSNVGDLKRMTVAVLIDGTYEKTSGAWTFVPRKADDLERVRQLVTNAVGLDKARGDALEVSSAPFTDSEPPKDPNFAEMLADYAERLGKPLLNALLAFLFLMLVVRPVVLALIRPKVEAGEMIEGLEGLPAAEEQLALYEALEEASKADDEIAADEEDDELVFKDIEALKSHIFTLSDNHMEQVVMLVRGWMKNDETATA, from the coding sequence ATGCCGGCTTTCCTTATGCAACTTGTCAATTCCATCAAGGCAGTCTGGGCCAGAATGAGCGTCGCGCAGCGCGTGATGGTTCTGGGTGGATTTGTCTTCATCAGCTCTGCGGCCATTGGCCTTTCTGTCTGGGCATCGCGGCCCGACTTCAAGGTGCTGTATTCCAACCTCAGCGCCGAAGACGCCAGCGTTGTCATCAAGTCGCTCCAGGCAGACAAGGTCATGTACCAGCTGACGGACAACGGGAAAACAATTCTTGTTCCCAAGGAAGCTGTGTACGATGAGCGCATCAAGATCGCGGGCGAAGGTGGTCTTGTGGGGCAGGGCATTGGTTTTGAAATTTTTGACAAGGTCAAGGTCGGGCAAACCGATTTTGTACAGAAAATAAACTACACCCGCGCCTTGCAGGGTGAACTTTCGCGTACCATCAGCGAGTTCCCCAATGTGGAAAGCGCGCGCGTGCATCTGGTTATACCGCACCGCAGCCTGTTTGTGGAAGAACGCCAGTCGCCCTCGGCCTCGGTTGTGCTCAAGCTCAAGCGGCCCAATCTCAAGCCCGACCAGAAAGAAATCAACGCCATCCTCAACATGATGCTCATGGCTGTTGAAGGGTTGGATAAAACGCACGTTTCCATTTCAGACAATGGCGGCAAGGTGCTGTATCAGCCGGAATCAGACAGCCTCGCCGGTGCCAGCACCACCCAGATGGAGCACCGCCAGCAGGTGCAACGTAACCTTGAACGCCGCATTGAAGAAATGTTGCAACCCATGTTTGGCCCTGGCCGTGTCATCGCCAAGGTCAACGTGGATATGGATTTCAGCCAGCGCACCATCCGCCGCGAGCTGTTTGACCCCGAAAAAACCGCGGTGCGTAGCGAGCAGCGCAGTGAAGAAACCAATCAGGGTCGCTCGAATCTTGAGGGCGGGTCGCCGGACGCCAATTTCCGTGGCGATGGCATAACCGGATCTGTTTCACAGCAGAACGGCAGCCGCGAAACCCGCACCACCAACTACGAAATCAACAAGGAAGAGCAGCAAATCGTATCCAATGTGGGCGATTTAAAGCGCATGACGGTTGCAGTCCTTATCGATGGGACGTATGAAAAGACCAGCGGAGCGTGGACATTTGTGCCGCGCAAGGCCGATGACCTTGAGCGTGTGCGCCAGCTTGTTACCAATGCCGTGGGTCTGGACAAGGCCCGTGGTGATGCTCTGGAAGTAAGCTCCGCTCCGTTTACGGATTCCGAGCCGCCCAAGGATCCCAATTTTGCCGAAATGCTGGCCGATTATGCCGAACGGCTGGGCAAGCCCCTGCTCAACGCGCTGCTGGCCTTTTTGTTCCTCATGCTTGTGGTGCGGCCCGTGGTTCTGGCCCTCATCCGGCCCAAGGTTGAAGCCGGTGAAATGATTGAAGGGCTTGAAGGTCTGCCCGCAGCCGAAGAACAGCTGGCCCTGTATGAGGCCCTTGAAGAGGCCTCCAAGGCAGATGACGAGATCGCCGCAGACGAAGAAGACGATGAACTGGTTTTCAAAGATATTGAAGCCTTGAAGTCGCACATTTTCACCCTTTCTGATAATCATATGGAGCAGGTGGTGATGCTGGTGCGCGGCTGGATGAAAAATGATGAAACAGCTACCGCCTAA
- a CDS encoding FliH/SctL family protein yields MASDELRKKWGTIFMGEREATPQQLDAMQEPLLRERVQHLQQEDYLARVRARAEERAREILGAAYAERQKVLEEAGAEAQARVEQFTREAKELKAQAQAELAEAEAEHGKARDLREEAEFIRSNAHNEGFQAGMEQAGAELKEFRVDVGQMLGNMLRALEAQRHSLGEAWRDELAELARVAVEAGTGWILQAEHQRILQSLVFGSLQLLEDRATVSIRVHPDDEDTVSDLFRAARERVPELSQWIVNGDPSVEAGGLVAESVSGSVENLREHYREMVNGILEHLTLPPRPEEEKAGEEVSATVARESARLTHVVPEAAPVVEPAPVEAVAPERAEEQPELLSEHFAEPLTESSPESGPELASESAPDMPHDAQSEQAPFAGQDGAGLAPDEILPASGPADMPAAAEYFDQGQGPAPTDAVVTPANDSPEMMQDSTPEPGVQADGHVAESSPATMAQPDDIEGQPAQEQAPQPAHAQAAEHNANPSLAELEDELFPLPEEEKEHSSQSSSSVFVSGGFLPGSGNGQPG; encoded by the coding sequence ATGGCGTCAGACGAGTTGCGTAAAAAATGGGGCACCATCTTCATGGGCGAGCGCGAGGCTACACCTCAGCAGCTTGATGCCATGCAGGAACCCTTGCTCCGTGAACGCGTCCAGCACCTGCAGCAGGAGGACTATCTTGCCCGGGTGCGCGCCAGGGCCGAGGAACGCGCGCGCGAGATTCTTGGCGCAGCCTATGCCGAAAGACAAAAGGTGCTGGAGGAGGCCGGGGCCGAGGCTCAAGCCCGTGTGGAGCAGTTCACGCGCGAAGCCAAGGAGCTGAAGGCTCAGGCGCAGGCAGAACTGGCCGAGGCCGAGGCCGAGCACGGCAAGGCCCGCGATTTGCGCGAAGAAGCCGAGTTTATCCGCAGCAACGCGCATAACGAGGGCTTTCAGGCGGGCATGGAGCAGGCCGGGGCAGAGCTTAAGGAGTTCCGCGTTGATGTGGGGCAGATGCTCGGCAACATGCTGCGCGCTCTTGAGGCGCAGCGGCACAGCCTTGGCGAAGCCTGGCGCGATGAACTGGCAGAGCTGGCCCGCGTTGCCGTAGAGGCCGGAACCGGCTGGATTTTGCAGGCAGAGCATCAGCGCATTTTGCAAAGCCTGGTCTTTGGTTCCCTGCAATTGCTGGAAGACCGGGCCACCGTCAGCATCCGCGTGCACCCCGATGACGAGGACACCGTGAGCGACCTTTTCCGGGCCGCCCGCGAGCGCGTGCCCGAGCTGAGCCAGTGGATCGTGAACGGCGATCCTTCTGTTGAGGCTGGCGGCCTTGTGGCCGAGAGCGTCAGCGGTTCGGTGGAGAATCTGCGCGAACATTACCGCGAAATGGTCAACGGTATTCTGGAGCATCTGACCTTGCCGCCGCGTCCCGAGGAAGAAAAGGCGGGGGAAGAGGTGAGCGCCACCGTTGCGCGTGAATCTGCGCGGCTGACGCACGTCGTGCCCGAGGCTGCCCCTGTTGTGGAACCCGCGCCTGTAGAGGCGGTTGCTCCAGAAAGGGCGGAGGAACAGCCGGAACTGTTGTCAGAGCATTTTGCAGAGCCTCTGACAGAATCCTCGCCGGAATCCGGGCCGGAACTGGCGTCCGAATCTGCACCAGATATGCCCCATGATGCGCAGTCAGAGCAGGCCCCCTTTGCCGGCCAGGATGGTGCAGGCCTCGCACCTGACGAAATTTTGCCCGCATCCGGGCCTGCCGATATGCCTGCTGCCGCTGAATATTTTGATCAAGGGCAAGGGCCAGCGCCAACTGATGCCGTGGTTACTCCTGCCAACGACTCGCCTGAAATGATGCAGGATTCCACGCCGGAACCCGGAGTACAGGCAGACGGGCATGTTGCAGAATCATCCCCGGCCACGATGGCGCAGCCTGATGATATTGAAGGGCAGCCCGCTCAGGAGCAGGCTCCGCAACCTGCCCATGCTCAGGCAGCGGAACACAATGCCAATCCCAGCCTTGCCGAGCTTGAGGACGAACTCTTTCCCCTGCCGGAAGAGGAAAAGGAACACTCCTCGCAATCTTCTTCCAGCGTCTTTGTCAGCGGGGGCTTTCTGCCCGGCTCGGGCAACGGCCAGCCGGGATAG